CGTCCATGGCGAGGGTCAGCAGCGCACATCATGTTCTTCGCGTCCCACATCTGCTGGGTCAGTTCAGGGACACTCAAGGCACTGTATTGCTGTGATCCTCTCGATGTCAATGGAGCAAAACCAACCATGAAGAAGTGGAGTCTCGGGAAAGGGATCAAGTTCACAGCAAGCTTCCTAAGGTCGGAGTTTAGCTGACCAGGGAAACGAAGACAGCAAGTAACACCACTCATTGTAGCAGAGATGAGGTGGTTAAGATCACCAACTAgtcacacacacaaaacacaagTCAGAACTCAAATCACATTTACATAGGAAGAGAGAGACAATTCAATAGAATTGTACTCACATGTGGGGTTAGCGAGCTTGAGGGTACGGAAGCAGATATCGTAGAGAGCCTCATTGTCCAAAACCATACACTCGTCAGCGTTTTCAACAAGCTGATGAACCGAGAGAGTTGCATTGTACGGCTCAACAACAGTGTCAGAGACCTTGGGAGAAGGAAACACAGAGAAGGTCATCATCATACGATCTGGATACTCCTCTCTTATCTTAGAGATCAGAAGCGTTCCCATCCCAGATCCAGTTCCTCCACCCAATGAATGACAAACCTGGAAACCTATTCAAAGACCCAAACCAACACGCataaaaacaataatatcatCGCTATTCAAGATCAAGATTCAATACTCACTAACCAAGACCTAAATCGATCTTGATTGTTCTAGATTCAATATCAAAATCGAGGAGATACGCTCCATCTTCTCACCTTGGAGACAATCGCTGTTCTCAGCTTCCTTCCTCACAACATCAAGCACGGAATCGATCAACTCCGCGCCCTCCGTGTAGTGACCTTTCGCCCAGTTGTTCCCGGCGCCGGACTGCCCAAACACGAAGTTATCAGGCCTGAAAATCTGCCCGTACGGCCCAGATCTGAGCGAATCCATCGTCCCAGGCTCCAGATCCATGAGAACGGCGCGTGGGACGTACTTCCCGCCGCTCGCCTCGTTGAAATAGACATCGATGCGCTCGAGCTGGAGAGGAGAGTCGCCGACGTACTGGCCGGTGTGATCGATGCCGTGCTCGCCGCAGATGACTTCCCAGAACTTGGCGCCGATCTGGTTTCCACATTGGCCGCCTTGGATGTGGAGGATCTCTCTCATTTTCTCtccttttggttttggtttcggTTTCTCAGAGAAAATGGGGGACTCGTTCTTTTTGTCGTTTGCGGAAATAGGTTTAAATTAAAAGGGTAATGATCTGCTATATATAGTTTACGTCTTCTTTAATGAGTTTTTTACGGTAGTTATTTTCGAATGTGCCCTTGTATTTTGCTGGATGTTTTAGTGATACCCTGATTGTTTTATATGTTTCGTTTTCGTACTCTGTGCTGTATGACAGCGGGGGGATTTCAAATTATCTCTGTCCCACTTTGTCCAGAGATATTTTTTGCTATTTAaccattaaaaacaaatttgtaataaataattagtttttccCCTATTTATAAAGTTTACGCTGCTTCgaaattttggattttattGAAGGGGGAGAGATTAGATCTAAGgtacaatattaaattttccCCTATTTATAACGTTATGCCAATTACACTGTTtcgaaattttgaattttattgaaGGGGGAGAGATTAGATCTAAGGTACAACTTTTTTAATTTGGCTAAATCATCTGCCCATCggtccgttttttttttcttatagataAGTAGCATAActgagacaagtttgttaatTGTTACTGGATCTCGATCCGCGAAACCGcgtagatttttgtttttattttttttatataaatattttgctttcaattttaaattggtatatattataatatatatgtgtctatcaatttttaaaacataataagtttactgtatatttttttcattgaatagattatttcaaactttcatatgtatttgtatattcttctatatatatattttcggattattatttcattattaaaatcgtaactatatatataaagattagtaaaatattattttattgtcatattcaaagatattgtaacatttcagaaatttagaaattttttaaaaaaataaacttttcgcttcatagatttatattatcgagtaaataattaaacatttagtttttgtttaatttttaaaataaactatatcgtttaaaatttgttttcattgatttaaggtagtaaagattaatcattgttagataatatgatttttgttatttaaaaaaaaaatctttataattttaaaagttaacatagacaaatatttaaatatttagcatatggaggtatagtattacaacattaaattatatctatttaatatatacaatCTATAAATCAAATGGATCATCTAgggtttaaatccaattattgatagcccaataaaaatttctggtaggcccaaaatttaaatgataagattagatattaaatgcaACATAACTTTCTACGAATAAAtctattaggtccattttttaaaaaaatcacacgctttgttttaatatataagatgcaaTACAAATCATATAACTGCCAGGCTGGCTCGAATAAAGGTTGGGCTATTTCTGTAATTTGAAAAGGCCCACCACCTTTTGCCCTAAGCAGcgaaattagtatatattttttcaacaaacggttattctattactcaaatatgaggtggtctgggtaaccagaccggaatagaacaaccaataaaacaaagagatcTATGAAAAGATCGAGCATTCTTAGCTAAAGAATCAGCAATTTCATTATGTGTTCTTGGCACGTAGGTGATCTTGAAATCCGAATAACACATGAGAATAATTTGAATGGCTTCCAGCTCCGTTGAAAAGTT
This genomic stretch from Brassica napus cultivar Da-Ae chromosome C9, Da-Ae, whole genome shotgun sequence harbors:
- the LOC106418189 gene encoding tubulin beta-4 chain-like, which encodes MREILHIQGGQCGNQIGAKFWEVICGEHGIDHTGQYVGDSPLQLERIDVYFNEASGGKYVPRAVLMDLEPGTMDSLRSGPYGQIFRPDNFVFGQSGAGNNWAKGHYTEGAELIDSVLDVVRKEAENSDCLQGFQVCHSLGGGTGSGMGTLLISKIREEYPDRMMMTFSVFPSPKVSDTVVEPYNATLSVHQLVENADECMVLDNEALYDICFRTLKLANPTFGDLNHLISATMSGVTCCLRFPGQLNSDLRKLAVNLIPFPRLHFFMVGFAPLTSRGSQQYSALSVPELTQQMWDAKNMMCAADPRHGRYLTASAVFRGKLSTKEVDEQMMNIQNKNSSYFVEWIPNNVKSSVCDIAPTGLKMASTFIGNSTSIQEMFRRVSEQFTAMFRRKAFLHWYTGEGMDEMEFTEAESNMNDLVAEYQQYQDATAGEEEYEDEEEEYDEA